The bacterium genome window below encodes:
- a CDS encoding beta-galactosidase, with protein sequence MRRALTVGIALSIAVAAHATVDVTLSGPQVTKLGDGQQRLISTVTFGNEVTAYTLVYDRNTRDDKPGEATSNWWGWTAGFIPIGMTQPSNPNWYWQAFFNWRFGDEDLSKRPAQVRVVRTGQDGVVEFAWDTPLVKASVFFALPTGSDKLMMFGRYEPKAQLGPSKLTLSCYPTGFEPPHNRAVTTALGTQQDGALKTLDLTKERWVLYEDVTPNRPGAGPAGLLVGTPEAFDSISMPAGGYGIVTTAVLKPEARSFALGLYDFPALPDCEQTRSYFRQSADAEALALGRAAAAGIEQPLAALPLEAQRMATIRVGQDKLLERPAETWRPLKGVSFPWVAKQSGGPLNVALFVPRWRAWETMVLAGSMDLNVQHLYFDGSGGLSLTDYWPYASTTGIGPIPYGVAMQRAVQMAQDPASAVFVMASVAAVAVPSIARQEIIKQVQAGKGLVLIGSGGWPQELFKTPNEALAQQTLAGLAWESVPGFREGDRGRGGPLVQAYDVGQGHVIVLNVRPTTYGVLVPANDEVDWRQGTMGTAMAVAARALQAAANRLPQVKLQVAYEDQGTLVVRPDPAPANGKAYLAMVNDQDERVDADELFDEWTPLVDGQIRCRLQQPRNRAHVVFAAIADATGSTVAYGSAYVPPDPHLFPTVEAVSFAPLAPAPEGALTPKVALPQGGPLTVTVQIKGAPAGATVRGAVDDALGRVLTATGPVPLQSGRATLSLKLTRPVTVCHVLRLYVWSQRNLLVEEKRRFTVALPYPYDDFTGLLWSYAGGDPVLRQTDRLCYDWGADMMDLCHMGGYEGARAAREYELAAESGLRVIPYVTRIAGEGNDKHERVPCLHDPKYLDSTNGSLVKTCMQAQAFSPAAYTLGDENYLFEGQEVCHTSYSVAAFQQWLQAKYGTIEALNGAWAGWKPALQTSGTPPYASFADIRIPALLEEAAKQDASFAPWLDHKLFMSEAFCNTHDVFRTTIRTVDPQAKVGYDGFLGFNWQSGYDFERLARNLDMNQVYTVSWIQGELMRAFKQPGSLTGKWGNSDADVEAGWHAFPWSCLLDDDNSVWWWTSFGCDYIPFNPDLSQSLMGKWFFEALRETASGPGKLLLHADRELSPVAVLHSQTDFYLTNIAYAAGSRSPFAAGGQYLSEETGMMHGLRDVGLQYRSLTPGLMTRENLDPAKCKAFFLPYASCLSDAQVALLRDYVQRGGTLVADGRAGMLTAEGTLRDSRPLDDLFGVKSESGLEAFKRESAGGKVAIEGTLDGAATAVPLKIEAFDATVLEPGVQVTTGTALGKTDKAPVLVVNKVGSGRAVLLNMPVTAINTDRTKPGQQPAEAIVAAIARSAGVTPPATVTGDQGQAPLCLNTVSYREGSLRYLAIMQDFRVRGLPEQTIHVKLPAPAYVYDVRAGKMLFKGQGQEWDAQVGRGYPLVYALLPYQVAAVKPQALAAGTRGQEIAVKVAVQATQPAGFHVVRLDVFAPGQTAPHRQYSQNLACAQGQGAATIPFAVSDPQGLWRLLWRDVATGVTAESKLVVK encoded by the coding sequence ATGCGCCGGGCGCTTACCGTCGGCATCGCCCTGAGTATCGCCGTCGCCGCTCACGCCACCGTGGATGTCACGCTATCCGGGCCTCAGGTGACCAAGCTGGGTGACGGCCAGCAGCGTCTCATCAGCACCGTCACCTTCGGCAACGAGGTCACCGCGTACACGCTGGTCTACGACCGCAACACCCGCGACGACAAGCCCGGCGAGGCGACCTCCAACTGGTGGGGCTGGACCGCCGGCTTCATCCCCATCGGCATGACCCAGCCGTCCAACCCCAACTGGTACTGGCAGGCGTTCTTCAACTGGCGCTTCGGCGACGAGGACCTGTCCAAGCGGCCGGCGCAGGTGCGTGTCGTGCGGACCGGACAGGACGGCGTGGTGGAGTTCGCGTGGGACACGCCGCTGGTCAAGGCCAGTGTGTTCTTCGCCCTCCCCACCGGCAGTGACAAGCTCATGATGTTCGGCCGGTACGAGCCGAAGGCCCAGCTTGGGCCGTCGAAGCTCACGCTCTCGTGCTACCCCACCGGCTTCGAGCCGCCGCACAACCGGGCCGTGACCACGGCCCTGGGCACCCAGCAGGACGGCGCGCTCAAGACGCTGGACCTGACCAAGGAGCGCTGGGTGCTGTATGAGGACGTGACGCCCAACCGACCGGGCGCCGGCCCGGCCGGACTGTTGGTCGGCACTCCGGAGGCGTTCGATAGCATCTCCATGCCCGCTGGAGGCTACGGGATCGTCACGACCGCGGTGCTCAAGCCCGAGGCGCGCAGCTTCGCCCTGGGGCTGTACGACTTCCCGGCGCTGCCGGACTGCGAACAGACGCGGAGCTACTTCCGACAGTCCGCCGATGCCGAGGCCCTGGCGCTGGGCAGGGCGGCCGCCGCGGGGATCGAGCAGCCCCTGGCCGCGCTCCCGCTGGAAGCACAGCGCATGGCGACCATCCGGGTCGGGCAGGACAAGCTCCTCGAGCGCCCGGCCGAGACCTGGCGGCCCCTCAAGGGCGTGAGCTTCCCCTGGGTCGCCAAGCAGTCCGGGGGCCCGCTGAACGTGGCGCTATTCGTGCCCCGCTGGCGGGCGTGGGAGACAATGGTGCTGGCCGGCAGCATGGACCTGAACGTCCAGCACCTGTACTTCGACGGCTCGGGCGGGCTGTCCCTGACTGACTACTGGCCCTATGCCAGCACGACGGGCATCGGCCCCATACCCTACGGTGTCGCGATGCAGCGGGCCGTGCAGATGGCCCAGGACCCGGCCAGCGCGGTCTTCGTGATGGCGAGCGTGGCCGCCGTCGCCGTGCCCAGCATCGCCCGCCAGGAGATCATCAAGCAGGTGCAGGCCGGCAAGGGTCTCGTGCTGATCGGGAGCGGCGGCTGGCCCCAGGAGCTGTTCAAGACCCCGAACGAGGCCCTGGCTCAGCAGACGCTGGCCGGGCTGGCGTGGGAGAGTGTGCCGGGCTTCCGCGAGGGGGATCGCGGGCGCGGCGGGCCGCTGGTGCAGGCGTATGACGTCGGCCAGGGGCATGTCATCGTGCTGAACGTGCGGCCGACGACGTACGGGGTCCTCGTGCCCGCCAATGACGAGGTGGACTGGCGGCAGGGCACGATGGGGACGGCCATGGCGGTGGCCGCCCGAGCGCTGCAGGCGGCCGCCAACCGCCTGCCGCAGGTGAAGCTGCAGGTGGCGTACGAGGATCAGGGCACGCTCGTGGTGCGACCCGATCCGGCCCCGGCCAACGGCAAGGCGTACCTCGCCATGGTCAACGACCAGGATGAGCGCGTGGACGCCGATGAGCTCTTCGACGAATGGACGCCGCTGGTGGACGGCCAGATCAGATGCCGCCTGCAGCAGCCCCGCAACCGCGCCCACGTCGTCTTCGCGGCCATCGCCGATGCCACAGGCAGCACCGTGGCGTACGGCTCGGCCTACGTGCCGCCGGACCCGCACCTCTTCCCCACGGTCGAGGCGGTCAGTTTCGCGCCACTGGCGCCAGCGCCGGAGGGCGCCCTCACCCCGAAGGTGGCGCTGCCGCAGGGCGGGCCGCTGACGGTGACGGTGCAGATCAAGGGGGCTCCGGCCGGCGCGACGGTCCGGGGGGCGGTGGATGATGCGCTCGGGCGGGTGCTCACGGCGACCGGACCGGTGCCGCTGCAAAGCGGCCGGGCGACGCTGTCGCTGAAGCTGACCCGGCCCGTGACCGTGTGCCATGTGCTGCGCCTGTACGTGTGGAGCCAGCGCAACCTGCTGGTCGAGGAGAAGCGGCGCTTCACCGTGGCCCTCCCCTACCCCTACGACGACTTCACGGGGCTGCTGTGGAGCTACGCGGGCGGCGACCCGGTGCTGCGGCAGACCGACCGCCTGTGCTACGACTGGGGCGCCGACATGATGGACCTGTGCCACATGGGCGGCTACGAGGGCGCCCGGGCGGCCCGCGAGTACGAGCTGGCGGCCGAGTCGGGCCTGCGCGTGATCCCGTACGTGACGCGCATTGCCGGCGAGGGCAACGACAAGCACGAGCGCGTGCCCTGCCTGCACGACCCCAAGTACCTCGACAGCACCAATGGGAGCCTGGTGAAGACCTGCATGCAGGCCCAGGCCTTCAGCCCGGCAGCGTACACCCTCGGGGATGAGAACTACCTGTTCGAGGGCCAGGAAGTCTGCCACACCAGCTACAGCGTGGCGGCGTTCCAGCAGTGGCTGCAGGCCAAGTACGGAACGATTGAGGCTCTGAACGGGGCCTGGGCGGGCTGGAAGCCCGCACTACAGACCTCTGGGACCCCGCCGTACGCCAGCTTCGCGGACATCAGGATCCCGGCGCTCCTCGAGGAAGCGGCCAAGCAGGATGCCAGCTTCGCCCCGTGGCTGGACCACAAGCTCTTCATGTCGGAGGCCTTCTGCAACACCCACGACGTCTTCCGCACCACGATCCGCACCGTGGACCCGCAGGCCAAGGTCGGCTATGACGGCTTCCTGGGCTTCAACTGGCAGTCGGGCTATGACTTCGAGCGGCTGGCGCGGAACCTGGACATGAACCAGGTCTACACGGTCAGCTGGATTCAGGGCGAGCTGATGCGGGCCTTCAAGCAGCCGGGCTCCCTGACCGGCAAGTGGGGCAACTCCGACGCCGATGTCGAGGCCGGCTGGCACGCCTTCCCGTGGAGCTGCCTGCTGGATGACGACAACTCCGTGTGGTGGTGGACCTCGTTCGGATGTGACTACATCCCCTTCAACCCCGACCTGTCGCAGAGTCTCATGGGCAAGTGGTTCTTCGAGGCCCTGCGCGAGACCGCCAGCGGGCCCGGCAAGCTGCTGCTGCACGCCGACAGGGAGCTGTCGCCGGTGGCCGTCCTGCACTCGCAGACGGACTTCTACCTGACCAACATCGCCTATGCGGCGGGGTCGCGGTCACCGTTCGCGGCCGGCGGGCAGTACCTGAGCGAAGAGACCGGCATGATGCACGGCCTCCGCGACGTGGGGCTCCAGTACCGGAGCCTGACGCCCGGGCTGATGACCCGGGAGAACCTCGACCCGGCCAAGTGCAAGGCCTTCTTCCTGCCCTATGCCTCGTGCCTGTCGGACGCGCAGGTGGCGCTGTTGCGGGACTACGTGCAGCGGGGCGGGACGCTCGTAGCCGACGGACGGGCGGGGATGCTGACCGCCGAAGGCACGCTGCGCGACAGCCGCCCGCTGGATGACCTGTTCGGAGTGAAGAGCGAAAGCGGCCTGGAAGCCTTCAAGCGCGAGAGCGCCGGCGGGAAGGTGGCCATCGAGGGGACCCTCGACGGGGCCGCGACGGCGGTGCCGCTGAAGATCGAGGCCTTCGACGCGACCGTGCTGGAGCCGGGGGTGCAGGTCACAACCGGCACGGCGCTCGGCAAGACGGACAAGGCCCCCGTGCTGGTCGTCAACAAGGTCGGCAGCGGCCGGGCCGTCCTGCTCAACATGCCTGTCACCGCGATCAACACCGACCGCACCAAGCCCGGCCAGCAGCCGGCCGAGGCGATCGTGGCGGCCATCGCGCGCAGCGCCGGCGTGACCCCGCCGGCGACGGTCACGGGCGACCAGGGCCAGGCCCCGCTGTGCCTGAACACAGTGAGCTACCGCGAGGGCAGTCTGCGCTACCTGGCGATCATGCAGGACTTCCGCGTACGCGGCCTGCCCGAGCAGACCATCCATGTGAAGCTGCCCGCCCCCGCCTACGTCTACGACGTGCGGGCCGGGAAGATGCTCTTCAAGGGCCAGGGGCAGGAGTGGGACGCGCAGGTGGGGCGGGGCTATCCGCTGGTCTATGCGCTGCTGCCGTACCAGGTGGCGGCGGTCAAGCCCCAAGCCCTGGCAGCGGGTACGCGCGGCCAGGAGATCGCCGTGAAGGTGGCGGTCCAGGCCACGCAGCCGGCGGGCTTCCATGTGGTGCGGCTGGATGTGTTCGCACCCGGTCAGACGGCCCCGCACCGGCAGTACTCGCAGAACCTCGCCTGCGCGCAGGGGCAGGGCGCGGCCACGATCCCCTTCGCCGTCAGCGACCCGCAGGGCCTGTGGCGGCTGCTGTGGCGGGATGTGGCGACCGGCGTGACGGCCGAGAGCAAGCTGGTGGTGAAGTAG
- a CDS encoding FAD-dependent oxidoreductase, with product MGATHDEYQVVVVGAGSAGVAAAAAAAGNGARTLLVERDTFVGGDLISGLPILGCCNSRGEWIVGGVLDELLEGCKRLEGYLGCICDWRTLWGVCVDPEVLRLVILEVLARHGVELRPGAHLCGAASAGGTATELLLACGGIRTRVRTDLVVDCTGDAAVAAACGAECEQGGPNGEFQPVSWVFQMGPVDFPALLDFVRDHPEEALLAENPVIGTSRADCARALHEAGYPYVALSAGGELLGGAVRSGEMFPCTAIFMSPTSLARREVTLNTTRVANVDATDPRALSAVQGELAAQVRTAVQFAHRQVPGFAEAGLTRLAPRLGVRETRRVVGEHVLTTEEVLEGRKSPQVVARGGHHVDIHGAGTYQKRLPIRNGRSYDIPLGCLIPRGLANVLVAGRCLSSSREANGSARVMGTCLATGQAAGTAAALCVAHGWHDVRDLPVELLQETLRRQGAVLDGTA from the coding sequence ATGGGCGCTACGCATGATGAGTACCAGGTCGTTGTCGTCGGGGCTGGAAGTGCCGGTGTGGCGGCTGCGGCCGCCGCCGCCGGCAACGGTGCCCGCACGCTGCTGGTGGAGCGCGACACCTTCGTGGGGGGCGATCTGATCAGCGGGCTGCCCATCCTGGGTTGCTGCAACTCCCGGGGCGAGTGGATCGTCGGCGGGGTGCTCGATGAGCTGCTGGAGGGCTGCAAGCGCCTGGAGGGCTACCTGGGCTGCATCTGCGACTGGCGGACCCTCTGGGGCGTCTGTGTGGACCCCGAGGTGCTCCGCCTGGTCATCCTGGAGGTGTTGGCGCGCCACGGGGTCGAGTTGCGCCCGGGCGCTCACCTGTGCGGCGCGGCGAGTGCCGGAGGAACGGCGACCGAGCTGCTGCTGGCCTGCGGTGGCATCCGGACCCGCGTGCGGACGGACCTGGTCGTGGACTGCACGGGCGATGCCGCCGTCGCCGCTGCCTGCGGGGCCGAGTGCGAGCAGGGCGGGCCGAACGGGGAGTTCCAGCCGGTCAGTTGGGTCTTCCAGATGGGCCCGGTGGACTTCCCTGCCCTCCTGGACTTCGTCCGGGACCACCCGGAGGAGGCCCTCCTGGCTGAGAACCCCGTCATCGGGACCTCGCGAGCGGACTGCGCCCGGGCGCTGCACGAGGCCGGATACCCGTACGTGGCCCTCAGCGCCGGGGGTGAGCTGCTCGGCGGCGCCGTACGGAGCGGCGAGATGTTCCCCTGCACTGCCATCTTCATGTCGCCCACCTCGCTGGCGCGGCGCGAGGTGACGCTGAACACTACCCGGGTGGCGAATGTGGACGCGACCGACCCACGGGCCCTGAGCGCGGTGCAGGGCGAACTCGCCGCGCAGGTCCGAACGGCCGTGCAGTTCGCCCACCGGCAGGTCCCTGGCTTTGCCGAGGCGGGGCTGACACGCCTGGCGCCGCGCCTCGGCGTGCGTGAGACCCGGCGCGTGGTGGGCGAGCATGTGCTGACGACCGAGGAAGTACTGGAGGGGCGGAAGTCCCCTCAGGTCGTCGCCCGGGGCGGCCACCATGTGGACATCCATGGGGCGGGCACCTACCAGAAGCGTCTCCCGATCCGGAACGGCCGATCCTACGACATTCCCCTGGGCTGCCTCATCCCCCGCGGCCTGGCTAACGTGCTGGTCGCCGGGCGCTGTCTGTCCTCCAGCCGCGAGGCCAACGGCTCCGCCCGCGTGATGGGCACGTGTCTGGCTACCGGGCAAGCCGCCGGCACGGCCGCGGCCCTCTGTGTCGCCCACGGCTGGCATGACGTACGGGACCTGCCCGTGGAGCTGCTGCAGGAGACCCTGCGCCGGCAGGGGGCGGTGCTGGACGGGACGGCGTAG
- a CDS encoding heparinase II/III-family protein, translating to MADLCRPDRRIALWAAILLATVSIVSAQRSPALDFADWQAHRFPVTHPITTIKAEDLARAKDNIARYAWAKSYMESQRAAADEIVPLLTPEYLTTLVERTTPGCTGPCPACRAKGLPWHPSGQWSWSVSSPNQLTCQVCKTVFPSSEFPESVVLQSTWDPEQKFGFYGGDTFKCFGYTTRPSFTGIIRSRKISYVTGQLRTLARAYALTGEAKFARATKTILLRFAEVLPKYLVRAGYCYGEYADCDPRVAAERIGNLPTDELAYPPNKPDRKLWAGYWAASRIGTSGMDGSWVSTVTQAYDLTCTATEGGAPVYSPQERERLEREVLLEGAYLAVCDSAINNKSVGNRAGAAMVGMCVGYPPLVHFGLDGFRKTVEDWFLPDGGTSESPAYAMMTMGGIDDFGLLFRDVSDPPGYTPPAGEARLDHFNACRDTRYGDCWQSLIWTLQGNLRWAPQADSYRTSSLGASYAELIAAEYPTAQHLALLKELAGKELASGSPDQAIFYREPGLDTRTGEPFVLPDIVFPFLAQGYLRTGPSGRDSMALLNASDYGGHHHSDSLDLYYWKDGRELLSDLGYLWDHPDSFQTRKTLSHDTVLLDGANQRGGGRGGSFHLFATTPRVKAMEASSTAYEAATVYRRTCVQVDHGAAGSYLVDIFRAQGGSQRQYVFHGPNTDVQIAGLQLAPFAPVARPVPFAVRLQLPQVSEVLVDGAEVHQLLPDGKEGPNLASTPSTGAPGSHPAGWGYYSGDGKGDWGLAAAGRDGGNCVRVRALSPQETGATKGRMNVALLIGESDGYKGTGALPGLASGKYVVRFWLRGNAPAVNVDCTTWPNDPASPADRHSTAIRQVAATDAWTRFEATFAITDGGLQLENAREAAGGEPWRATWALDGGYTFLALAPGSPRETVLVGDGWGQRDHRNTDVGARLPYLVRSTRGPGLDQFVTVFAGCAAGPPLVQTVRTLPLPEGAPAGAVAVEVQTTLGADVVVSMLSPQALTVTTALGPVTTDGRLAAMLGEGNRPTAACLVGGSKLALAEATISCPTALYSGKVLENASGRGESHYVLEGKLESAAGLLGQTLLVQDGAHQRAYPIRAVEAAGEQTKLYTKRDGVGVEARPGTTWEFLPVAAWERK from the coding sequence ATGGCCGACCTCTGCCGCCCGGACCGCCGAATCGCCCTGTGGGCCGCCATTCTGCTTGCGACGGTGAGTATTGTGTCAGCGCAACGTTCGCCTGCCCTGGACTTCGCCGACTGGCAAGCCCATCGCTTCCCGGTGACGCACCCGATCACGACCATCAAAGCCGAGGACCTGGCCCGGGCGAAGGACAACATCGCCCGCTACGCGTGGGCGAAGAGCTACATGGAGTCTCAGCGGGCCGCCGCCGACGAGATTGTGCCGCTGCTGACCCCCGAGTACCTGACGACCCTGGTCGAGCGCACCACGCCCGGCTGCACGGGCCCGTGCCCGGCCTGCCGCGCCAAAGGTCTCCCGTGGCATCCCAGCGGCCAGTGGTCCTGGTCGGTCAGCAGCCCCAACCAGCTCACCTGCCAGGTCTGCAAGACCGTGTTCCCCAGCAGCGAGTTCCCCGAGAGCGTCGTCCTGCAGAGCACCTGGGACCCGGAGCAGAAGTTCGGCTTCTACGGGGGCGACACGTTCAAGTGCTTCGGCTACACCACGCGCCCCAGCTTCACCGGCATCATTCGCTCCCGGAAGATCAGCTACGTGACCGGCCAGTTGCGGACGCTGGCGCGGGCCTATGCCCTCACCGGCGAGGCGAAGTTCGCGCGCGCGACCAAGACGATCCTGCTGCGCTTTGCCGAGGTCCTGCCCAAGTACCTCGTCCGGGCCGGCTACTGCTACGGGGAATATGCCGACTGCGACCCGCGTGTGGCCGCCGAGCGCATCGGCAACCTGCCGACCGATGAGCTGGCCTACCCGCCCAACAAGCCGGACCGCAAGCTGTGGGCCGGCTACTGGGCGGCCAGTCGCATCGGCACCTCCGGCATGGACGGCTCGTGGGTGTCCACGGTCACCCAGGCCTATGACCTAACCTGCACGGCGACCGAAGGGGGCGCCCCGGTGTACTCCCCGCAGGAGCGGGAGCGCCTCGAGCGCGAGGTGCTGCTCGAGGGCGCATACCTGGCCGTCTGTGACAGCGCCATCAACAACAAGTCGGTGGGGAATCGCGCCGGGGCCGCGATGGTGGGCATGTGCGTGGGCTATCCACCGCTCGTGCACTTCGGCCTCGATGGCTTCCGCAAGACCGTGGAGGACTGGTTCCTGCCCGACGGCGGGACCTCCGAGTCGCCGGCCTATGCCATGATGACCATGGGCGGGATTGACGACTTCGGGCTGCTGTTCCGCGACGTCTCGGACCCGCCCGGCTACACGCCCCCGGCGGGCGAGGCTCGGCTGGACCACTTCAACGCCTGCCGCGACACCCGCTACGGCGACTGCTGGCAAAGTCTGATCTGGACGCTGCAGGGCAACCTGCGCTGGGCGCCGCAGGCCGACTCGTACCGCACGTCATCCCTGGGGGCAAGCTACGCCGAGCTGATCGCCGCCGAGTACCCCACCGCTCAGCACCTGGCGCTGCTCAAAGAGCTGGCCGGCAAGGAGCTGGCTTCCGGCTCGCCCGATCAGGCGATCTTCTACCGCGAGCCGGGGCTGGACACGCGCACCGGGGAGCCGTTCGTCCTGCCTGACATCGTCTTCCCCTTCCTGGCTCAGGGCTACCTGCGCACCGGCCCCAGCGGCCGTGACAGCATGGCACTGCTCAACGCCAGCGACTACGGTGGCCACCACCACTCTGACAGCCTCGACCTGTACTACTGGAAGGACGGCCGGGAGCTGCTGTCGGACCTGGGCTACCTGTGGGATCACCCGGACTCCTTCCAGACGCGCAAGACGCTGTCGCACGACACGGTGCTCCTCGATGGCGCCAACCAGCGCGGCGGCGGACGCGGTGGGAGCTTCCACCTCTTCGCCACCACCCCGCGCGTGAAGGCCATGGAGGCCTCGTCCACCGCCTACGAGGCGGCGACGGTCTACCGCCGCACCTGCGTGCAGGTGGACCACGGCGCGGCCGGTTCGTACCTCGTGGACATCTTCCGTGCCCAGGGCGGCTCGCAGCGCCAGTACGTGTTCCACGGGCCGAATACCGACGTCCAGATCGCCGGGCTGCAACTGGCTCCCTTCGCCCCGGTAGCGCGTCCCGTGCCCTTCGCCGTTCGCCTGCAACTGCCGCAGGTGAGTGAAGTCCTCGTGGACGGCGCCGAGGTCCATCAACTGCTCCCCGACGGCAAAGAGGGGCCGAACCTGGCTTCCACCCCCAGCACGGGTGCGCCCGGGTCGCATCCGGCCGGTTGGGGCTACTACAGCGGGGATGGCAAGGGCGACTGGGGGCTGGCAGCGGCGGGGCGCGACGGCGGGAACTGCGTTCGCGTGCGGGCCCTGTCGCCGCAGGAAACCGGCGCCACGAAGGGCCGCATGAACGTGGCGCTGCTGATCGGCGAGTCCGACGGCTACAAGGGGACCGGAGCGCTGCCGGGCCTCGCCAGCGGCAAGTATGTCGTGCGCTTCTGGCTCCGGGGGAACGCCCCGGCGGTGAACGTGGACTGCACGACGTGGCCCAACGACCCCGCCTCCCCGGCGGATCGGCACTCAACGGCCATCCGGCAGGTCGCCGCCACCGACGCCTGGACCCGCTTCGAGGCGACCTTTGCCATCACTGACGGAGGGCTGCAACTGGAGAACGCGCGCGAGGCCGCCGGCGGGGAGCCCTGGAGGGCCACCTGGGCTCTCGACGGGGGCTACACCTTCCTCGCCCTGGCCCCCGGCAGCCCCCGCGAGACGGTGCTGGTGGGCGACGGCTGGGGGCAGCGCGACCACCGCAACACCGATGTCGGCGCCAGGCTGCCCTACCTGGTGCGTAGCACCCGCGGGCCGGGCCTCGACCAGTTCGTGACGGTCTTCGCGGGCTGCGCCGCCGGGCCACCGCTGGTGCAGACCGTGCGGACGCTGCCGCTGCCCGAGGGGGCCCCGGCGGGTGCAGTCGCCGTCGAGGTGCAGACGACGCTGGGCGCCGACGTGGTGGTCTCGATGCTGAGCCCCCAGGCTCTCACCGTCACCACGGCCCTGGGGCCGGTGACGACGGACGGCCGCCTGGCGGCGATGCTGGGCGAGGGCAACCGGCCCACAGCCGCCTGTCTGGTGGGCGGGAGCAAGCTGGCTCTGGCCGAGGCCACCATCTCCTGTCCGACGGCGCTCTACAGCGGCAAGGTGCTGGAAAACGCCAGCGGGCGTGGGGAGTCGCACTACGTGCTGGAGGGGAAGCTGGAGAGCGCGGCGGGCCTGTTGGGGCAGACGCTGCTGGTCCAGGACGGCGCCCACCAACGTGCCTACCCCATCCGTGCTGTGGAAGCGGCCGGCGAGCAGACCAAGCTGTACACCAAGCGCGACGGTGTGGGGGTAGAGGCGCGTCCCGGCACGACCTGGGAGTTCCTGCCCGTCGCCGCCTGGGAGCGGAAGTAG
- a CDS encoding trimethylamine methyltransferase family protein, whose protein sequence is MLTGRIEVISQEEAERLDRAAREVLGRVGMRVLNRWMLGRCEAFGWQVDHEAGVVRFPSELIEECTAADRAHPETITAPSVPTTFGVGYGEHCFFVYDWPTKQQVAVGREGQAEMIRLGDAIPEVTAMGLPVLDTRTNQRVEALEAAETILANTAKPCWPGVRLPEQVPYFVEVSRLYERHTGRQGAFIQAGGCLTTPLCLGSRTADIAQGFHERGYRAVGFSSMPIAGGNAPVTPEGTVVMGVAELLGGWMIARALAPDEPTGPGMIISGVLDMRSGRASFGAPEACLQDLAIHDTFLFRYGKTVPLDLGAGYTEARVPGMMAAFEKCFKRTVFGCAVGLGLHLGTIDCARAFSPTQAMLDLDYSEWSWRFFRGLSVSPETLALEVIADVGCGEGKSFLQHDHTLANWRCLWSPRFWDRRAWQDGETESRRDREVIEHADAKWRKILAAAPPPKVNEVLVAEVGEVVARARRDLTD, encoded by the coding sequence ATGCTCACCGGACGCATCGAGGTCATCTCACAGGAGGAGGCCGAGCGACTCGACCGGGCCGCGCGCGAGGTGCTCGGGCGAGTCGGGATGCGCGTGCTCAACCGGTGGATGCTCGGCCGGTGCGAGGCGTTTGGGTGGCAGGTGGACCACGAGGCGGGGGTGGTGCGCTTCCCGTCGGAACTGATCGAGGAATGCACGGCCGCCGACCGCGCGCACCCCGAGACGATCACCGCCCCGTCGGTGCCGACGACTTTCGGCGTTGGCTACGGTGAGCACTGCTTCTTCGTCTACGATTGGCCCACCAAGCAGCAGGTAGCGGTGGGGCGGGAGGGCCAGGCTGAGATGATCCGGCTCGGGGACGCGATTCCCGAGGTCACGGCCATGGGGCTGCCGGTGCTGGATACCAGGACCAACCAGCGGGTGGAGGCCCTGGAGGCTGCCGAGACGATCCTGGCCAACACAGCCAAGCCGTGCTGGCCAGGGGTGCGGCTGCCCGAGCAGGTGCCGTACTTTGTGGAGGTCTCACGGCTCTACGAGCGGCACACGGGACGACAGGGCGCCTTCATCCAGGCCGGCGGCTGTCTGACCACGCCCCTGTGTCTTGGCTCGCGCACCGCCGACATCGCCCAGGGCTTCCACGAGCGCGGCTACCGGGCTGTGGGCTTCTCAAGCATGCCCATCGCGGGCGGCAACGCGCCGGTCACACCGGAGGGCACGGTCGTGATGGGGGTGGCGGAGCTGCTGGGCGGCTGGATGATCGCCAGGGCTCTCGCACCTGATGAGCCGACGGGGCCGGGAATGATCATCAGCGGCGTCCTGGACATGCGGTCCGGCCGGGCCAGCTTCGGGGCTCCCGAAGCCTGCCTGCAAGACCTCGCCATCCATGACACCTTCCTGTTCCGCTACGGCAAGACCGTGCCCCTCGACCTCGGCGCCGGCTACACCGAGGCCCGGGTGCCGGGCATGATGGCTGCCTTCGAGAAGTGCTTCAAGCGCACCGTCTTCGGCTGCGCGGTCGGCTTGGGGCTGCACCTGGGCACGATTGACTGCGCCCGCGCGTTCTCGCCGACGCAGGCCATGCTGGATCTCGACTACAGCGAGTGGTCGTGGCGTTTCTTCCGGGGTCTGTCGGTCAGTCCCGAGACGCTGGCGCTGGAAGTCATCGCCGACGTGGGGTGTGGGGAGGGGAAATCGTTCCTGCAGCACGATCATACGCTGGCGAACTGGCGTTGCCTGTGGAGCCCGCGTTTCTGGGACCGCCGCGCATGGCAGGACGGCGAGACCGAGAGCCGGCGGGACCGGGAAGTCATCGAGCACGCTGACGCGAAGTGGCGCAAGATCCTGGCGGCGGCCCCGCCGCCGAAAGTGAACGAGGTGCTGGTCGCCGAGGTGGGCGAGGTCGTGGCCCGTGCCCGGCGTGACCTCACCGACTGA